The Kozakia baliensis genome includes a region encoding these proteins:
- the mreC gene encoding rod shape-determining protein MreC has protein sequence MLSIQARQALAKLLLPFMFVLAVGIILLGLTRRPLIDSVRMEVADILAPAYSLMATPGEQLKALTQNFQGLTHLASENAKLRDENAKLRRWYDVAVALANENAQLKASLHWIPDNAPSFVTGHAIRDAGGVYARSVLLAVGEGHSVHVGDVALDAAGLIGRVTEVGERTVRILLINDEASRIPVSFTASHGNAIMAGDGSPYPRLIYYSQDNHPVEGERVVTGEQNAPGDRAESDVPGFPGGLPIGTVHYLRPGAPVVVPDGALARPDIVRVFDYATADHLGPQAPGRVKRLPAPPLAPSLPLPAMPFNHPAREQG, from the coding sequence ATGCTCTCGATTCAGGCGCGGCAGGCGCTTGCCAAGTTGTTGCTGCCGTTCATGTTCGTGTTGGCGGTTGGAATCATTCTTTTGGGTCTGACCCGGCGGCCGCTCATCGATTCCGTGCGGATGGAAGTCGCCGATATTCTCGCGCCCGCTTACAGCCTCATGGCGACACCGGGCGAGCAGTTGAAGGCGCTGACACAGAATTTCCAAGGTCTGACCCATCTGGCGTCGGAAAACGCCAAGCTGCGGGATGAAAACGCGAAGCTGCGCCGTTGGTACGATGTCGCGGTCGCGCTTGCCAATGAGAATGCCCAGCTTAAAGCCAGCCTGCATTGGATTCCCGATAATGCGCCGAGTTTCGTCACCGGCCATGCCATTCGCGATGCGGGCGGCGTTTACGCACGCTCCGTCCTGCTCGCGGTCGGCGAAGGCCATTCCGTGCATGTCGGCGATGTCGCGCTCGATGCGGCGGGATTGATCGGCCGCGTGACGGAAGTGGGCGAACGCACGGTCCGAATCCTGCTGATCAACGATGAAGCGAGCCGTATTCCCGTCTCCTTCACCGCCTCTCATGGCAATGCCATCATGGCCGGAGACGGTAGCCCCTACCCGCGGCTGATCTATTATTCTCAAGATAATCACCCCGTCGAAGGGGAGCGCGTTGTTACTGGAGAGCAAAACGCGCCCGGCGACCGCGCCGAGAGCGATGTTCCGGGTTTTCCTGGCGGCTTGCCGATCGGCACCGTGCATTATCTGCGGCCTGGCGCGCCGGTCGTCGTGCCGGATGGTGCCCTGGCGCGTCCCGATATCGTGCGTGTTTTCGATTACGCAACGGCCGATCATCTTGGTCCGCAGGCGCCTGGCCGTGTGAAGCGGCTTCCTGCGCCGCCGCTCGCACCCTCTTTGCCGTTGCCCGCCATGCCGTTCAACCATCCGGCGCGTGAGCAAGGATAA
- a CDS encoding N-acetylmuramoyl-L-alanine amidase family protein has translation MAALGSSGAGWARSAHGHHVVKHAHAAAHHTLAAPAIARHAPSPKPVIMLDPGHGGKDPGAIGISGTYEKHIAEAAASELRRQLLASGQYNVVMTRDSDRFIPLEGRVELAQTHKAHLFISMHADALHDPGVRGASVYTLAGGASDAQTAALAQKENSADRFAGPAFHGVSPEVQQILSSLVSEETRRGSAHMASSVVSSFRPRIGLLTHPSRHAAFVVLKSAEIPSVLVEMGFMSNRLDEAALRQAVHRTQVASAMCDAVHRYFASAPGLMASAG, from the coding sequence ATGGCCGCGTTAGGTTCATCTGGCGCGGGTTGGGCGCGCTCCGCCCATGGGCATCATGTTGTCAAACATGCTCATGCTGCCGCACATCATACATTGGCGGCCCCGGCCATCGCACGCCATGCACCATCGCCGAAGCCCGTCATTATGTTGGACCCTGGTCATGGCGGCAAAGATCCGGGCGCGATCGGTATTTCCGGCACGTATGAGAAACATATCGCAGAGGCGGCGGCGAGCGAGTTGCGCCGTCAATTGCTGGCGTCCGGCCAATATAACGTCGTCATGACACGCGATAGCGACCGGTTCATTCCCCTGGAAGGGCGGGTGGAATTGGCGCAAACCCATAAGGCGCATCTCTTTATTTCCATGCACGCCGATGCCTTGCACGATCCTGGCGTGCGTGGAGCCAGCGTCTATACGCTTGCCGGAGGCGCATCGGATGCGCAAACGGCGGCCTTGGCGCAAAAAGAAAACAGTGCGGACCGTTTCGCCGGGCCTGCTTTCCACGGCGTTTCCCCGGAAGTGCAGCAGATCCTCTCCAGTTTGGTGTCGGAAGAAACACGGCGAGGTTCTGCTCATATGGCGTCGAGCGTGGTGTCGTCATTCCGCCCGCGTATCGGCCTTCTTACGCATCCTTCCCGCCATGCGGCGTTCGTCGTGCTGAAATCGGCTGAAATCCCCTCCGTGCTTGTCGAAATGGGCTTTATGTCCAACCGGCTGGATGAGGCGGCTTTGCGGCAGGCCGTGCACCGCACACAGGTGGCGAGTGCGATGTGCGATGCTGTTCATCGCTATTTCGCCAGCGCGCCCGGCTTGATGGCGAGCGCCGGTTAG
- a CDS encoding 2-isopropylmalate synthase, translated as MSIEHPSFGRIDDDRVIIFDTTLRDGEQSPGFSMNLDEKLRMAKALEELGVDVIEAGFPVASPGDFESVQRIAETVKEAVVCGLARSGGKRDIEAAGEAIAPAKRRRIHNFISTSPLHMKYKLRMEPETVLDLIASGNQAARQFTDDVQWSAEDGSRTEPDFLCRCVEVAIKNGANTINIPDTVGFATPDELQAIFAMLRERVPGAENVVFSTHNHNDLGLAVANTAAALAGGARQIECTINGIGERAGNAALEEIVMAIRTRHDKLAFKNNIETPRLLSVSRMLANITSFDVQPNKAIVGRNAFAHESGIHQDGILKNAATYEIMTPESVGWTKTSLVLGKHSGRAAFRDKLKALGYDLDDVTVQQAFERFKILADQKKTVFDDDIRALVDDETRDHERIKFVSLELVSGSKHPAQATLELNVDSEVRQAQVTGNGPVDAAFRAIQEIFPHDATLALFSVAAVTEGTDAQARTTVRLEENGKLVDGQGADADTVVSAVRAYVHALNKLLVKRTRAEPEALSA; from the coding sequence ATGAGCATCGAACACCCTTCTTTCGGTCGTATCGACGACGATCGCGTTATTATTTTCGACACCACATTGCGCGATGGAGAGCAATCGCCCGGGTTCTCCATGAATCTGGACGAAAAGCTGCGTATGGCGAAGGCGCTTGAGGAGCTGGGCGTCGATGTGATCGAGGCGGGTTTCCCCGTTGCTTCGCCTGGCGATTTCGAGAGCGTGCAGCGCATTGCCGAGACGGTGAAGGAAGCTGTCGTCTGCGGATTGGCGCGCAGCGGCGGCAAACGCGATATCGAAGCGGCGGGGGAGGCTATCGCCCCCGCCAAGCGCCGCCGCATTCATAATTTCATCTCAACCTCGCCGCTGCATATGAAATACAAGCTGCGGATGGAGCCGGAGACGGTGCTGGATCTGATCGCCTCCGGCAATCAGGCGGCGCGTCAATTTACGGACGACGTGCAATGGTCCGCCGAGGATGGTTCCCGTACCGAGCCGGATTTTCTGTGTCGTTGCGTTGAGGTGGCGATCAAGAATGGCGCGAACACCATCAATATTCCCGATACGGTCGGTTTCGCCACGCCGGACGAGTTGCAAGCTATTTTCGCTATGCTGCGCGAGCGCGTTCCGGGTGCGGAAAATGTTGTTTTCTCCACGCACAACCATAACGATCTCGGCTTGGCCGTCGCCAACACGGCGGCGGCATTGGCCGGTGGCGCGCGCCAGATCGAATGCACGATCAACGGTATCGGCGAGCGAGCCGGCAACGCCGCGTTAGAAGAAATCGTGATGGCGATCCGCACGCGTCATGACAAGCTGGCGTTCAAGAACAATATCGAAACGCCACGTTTGCTGAGTGTTTCGCGCATGTTGGCCAATATCACCAGCTTCGACGTGCAGCCGAACAAAGCCATCGTCGGCCGGAACGCCTTCGCGCATGAGAGCGGCATTCATCAGGATGGAATCCTGAAGAATGCGGCGACGTATGAAATCATGACGCCGGAAAGCGTGGGCTGGACCAAGACCTCGCTGGTGTTGGGCAAGCATTCCGGGCGCGCGGCATTCCGCGATAAGCTGAAGGCGCTCGGTTACGATCTGGACGATGTGACCGTTCAGCAGGCTTTCGAACGTTTCAAGATTTTGGCGGACCAGAAGAAAACCGTCTTTGACGACGATATTCGCGCTCTGGTGGATGATGAAACGCGCGACCATGAGCGGATCAAGTTCGTTTCTCTGGAACTGGTTTCCGGCTCGAAACATCCGGCGCAGGCGACGCTGGAACTGAATGTCGATAGTGAGGTTCGCCAAGCGCAGGTGACGGGCAATGGTCCGGTCGATGCGGCATTCCGCGCGATACAGGAAATTTTCCCGCACGATGCCACTCTGGCGCTGTTCTCCGTTGCCGCCGTGACGGAAGGCACCGATGCGCAGGCGCGGACGACGGTGCGTTTGGAAGAAAACGGCAAACTCGTGGACGGGCAGGGCGCGGATGCCGATACGGTGGTTTCCGCCGTGCGCGCTTATGTCCATGCGCTGAACAAATTGTTGGTGAAAAGAACACGCGCTGAGCCGGAAGCGCTCTCGGCCTAA
- a CDS encoding rod shape-determining protein produces the protein MFSRLLGLMSADMAIDLGTANTLVYVKGRGIVLDEPSVVAIAEVRGKKQVLAVGEEAKQMVGRTPGNITAIRPLRDGVIADFEVAEEMIKHFIRKVHNRRAFASPQIIVCVPSGSTAVERRAIQESAESAGARKVMLIEEPMAAAIGAGLPVTEPSGSMIVDIGGGTTEVAVISLGGIVYARSVRVGGDKMDEAIISYIRKAHNLLIGESSAERIKIEIGSACLPDDPRDPGPVKEVKGRDLINGVPREIVVSQAQIAESLAEPVMQIVDAVTTALENTPPELAADIVDKGIVLTGGGALLYRLDDVLRGSTGLPVTVGEAPLSCVALGTGRALEEMRRLRNVLISMY, from the coding sequence ATGTTCTCACGTCTGCTGGGTCTCATGTCGGCAGACATGGCTATCGACCTCGGCACCGCCAATACGCTCGTTTACGTCAAGGGACGTGGTATTGTACTGGATGAACCCTCTGTCGTCGCCATCGCTGAGGTGCGCGGCAAGAAACAGGTTCTGGCAGTTGGCGAAGAAGCCAAGCAGATGGTGGGACGCACGCCGGGCAACATCACGGCGATCCGCCCGCTGCGTGACGGCGTGATCGCGGATTTCGAGGTGGCGGAGGAAATGATCAAACATTTCATCCGTAAGGTTCACAACCGTCGCGCTTTCGCGAGCCCGCAAATCATCGTTTGCGTTCCCTCCGGCTCCACCGCCGTGGAACGACGCGCCATTCAGGAAAGCGCGGAAAGCGCTGGCGCGCGCAAGGTTATGCTGATCGAAGAGCCGATGGCGGCGGCGATCGGCGCGGGCCTGCCGGTCACGGAGCCTTCCGGCAGCATGATCGTCGATATCGGCGGCGGCACAACCGAAGTCGCGGTGATCTCGCTCGGCGGTATCGTTTATGCGCGTTCGGTGCGCGTGGGCGGCGATAAGATGGATGAGGCGATCATCTCCTACATCCGCAAGGCGCATAATCTCCTGATCGGTGAAAGCTCCGCCGAACGTATCAAGATCGAGATCGGCTCCGCCTGCCTGCCCGATGATCCGCGCGATCCCGGCCCGGTCAAGGAAGTGAAGGGGCGCGATCTCATCAACGGCGTGCCGCGTGAAATCGTGGTCAGCCAGGCGCAGATCGCCGAAAGCCTTGCCGAACCGGTCATGCAAATCGTCGATGCGGTTACGACGGCGCTGGAAAACACGCCGCCCGAACTCGCTGCCGATATCGTGGATAAAGGCATTGTCCTCACCGGCGGCGGCGCACTGCTTTATCGCCTGGACGACGTGTTGCGCGGCTCGACCGGTTTGCCCGTTACCGTCGGGGAGGCGCCACTTTCTTGCGTGGCGCTTGGCACCGGGCGCGCTTTGGAAGAAATGCGACGTCTGCGCAATGTGCTGATCTCGATGTATTAA